A genomic segment from Bos taurus isolate L1 Dominette 01449 registration number 42190680 breed Hereford chromosome 1, ARS-UCD2.0, whole genome shotgun sequence encodes:
- the OTOL1 gene encoding otolin-1 precursor, protein MWMFSWFCAIFIILVIASMDAVAKTTPYTKFTKKSEGKEMPKGPKPSSGLPPEEGAPFRDAAERAEPTPDPLVLDSAFDAATLFPSENLTLDTADFFLNCCDCCSSGPGQKGEPGQTGKPGFKGEAGNIGIPGSPGIVGPQGPKGQKGEKGFKGERGDQGASGVPGYPGKPGEPGGIGPKGDTGNIGPTGVKGQKGSKGDTCANGTKGDKGDRGPVGAPGLNGEPGAKGEKGEVGDKGYSGDSGERGEKGEKGEEGMKGEKGSKGDNGMEGKSGSDGLPGVPGDPGVKGEKGELGIPGLMGPVGPKGELGSKGVRGSIGKKGSRGLKGSKGEQARVPRSAFSAALSKPFPPPNAPIKFDKVLYNDQGNYSPVTGKFNCSIPGAYVFSYHITVRGRPARISLVAWNRKQFKSRETLYGHEIDQTSLLVILKLRAGDQVWLEVSKDWNGVYVSAEDDSIFTGFLLYPDENPSISP, encoded by the exons ATGTGGATGTTTTCTTGGTTTTgtgccatttttattattttggttattGCTAGTATGGACGCAGTAGCCAAGACCACACCATACACCAAATTCACGAAGAAATCTGAGGGAAAAGAGATGCCAAAGGGCCCAAAGCCATCCAGTGGCCTACCTCCAGAAGAAGGAGCCCCCTTCAGAGATGCGGCTGAAAGGGCAGAGCCAACCCCTGACCCCTTAGTCCTCGATTCTGCCTTTGATGCTGCCACTCTCTTCCCCTCCGAAAACCTCACTCTTGACACCGCTGATTTCTTCTTGAATTGCTGTGATTGTTGTTCATCTGGACCGGGGCAAAAGGGAGAACCGGGACAGACTGGAAAGCCAG GTTTTAAGGGAGAGGCTGGTAATATAGGGATCCCAGGGTCACCAGGAATTGTTGGACCCCAAGGTCCAAAAGgccagaaaggagagaaag GATTCAAGGGAGAACGTGGAGACCAAGGAGCAAGTGGAGTTCCAGGATACCCAGGAAAGCCTGGAGAACCAG GTGGAATTGGTCCTAAGGGGGACACAGGAAACATTGGCCCAACGGGAGTGAAAGGACAAAAAGGCTCGAAGGGGGACACGTGTGCCAATGGTACCAAAGGAGATAAAGGAGACAGAGGGCCTGTAGGAGCACCAGGCTTGAATGGAGAGCCTGGTGCCAAGGGAGAGAAGGGCGAAGTGGGGGACAAGGGCTACTCTGGAGATTCcggggagaggggagaaaagggagaaaaaggcGAGGAGGGCATGAAAGGAGAGAAAGGCAGCAAAGGAGATAATGGAATGGAAGGGAAAAGTGGCTCAGATGGCCTTCCTGGGGTGCCAGGTGATccaggagtcaaaggagaaaagggagagttgGGAATTCCTGGTCTCATGGGACCCGTGGGACCCAAGGGCGAGCTGGGGAGCAAAGGGGTCAGGGGGTCGATCGGGAAGAAGGGTTCTCGGGGCCTCAAGGGCTCCAAGGGGGAGCAGGCCAGAGTCCCACGGTCGGCTTTCAGTGCTGCTTTATCcaagcccttccctcctcccaatGCCCCTATCAAGTTTGATAAGGTTCTCTATAATGACCAAGGGAATTATAGCCCTGTCACTGGGAAATTTAACTGTAGTATTCCTGGGGCCTACGTTTTCTCCTACCATATCACCGTGAGGGGCCGACCTGCTCGGATCAGCCTGGTGGCCTGGAACAGGAAGCAGTTCAAGTCCAGAGAGACGCTCTATGGCCATGAAATAGACCAGACCTCTCTCCTCGTCATCCTGAAATTAAGAGCAGGGGACCAAGTCTGGCTGGAAGTTTCAAAGGATTGGAATGGGGTGTACGTCAGTGCTGAGGATGACAGCATTTTTACTGGGTTCCTTTTGTACCCAGATGAAAACCCTAGCATTTCACCATGA